The sequence GTCGGACGGGTAAAAATCGAGAAACGCCCCATGCTGCTCGTGGAGGCGGAGGCCGGCGGGAAGACTGTCTCGCTGATCCTCCAGAACGCGGAGACCATCCGCCTCGTGAGGCCTGACGGCACGCCGGTGTCAGTGGTTGAACTGGAGAAGGGGAGCGAGGTTCTTGCATGCCTGGAAGAGGCGGGACGGCATTTTGGGGTGAAGGTGGAAGAGACGATAACTGAAAAATAAATCCCAAATCCAAAATCCCAAATCCCAAAACAGAGCTTTTGAGGGATGGGGTACGGGACTTGAAGCGCGGAATCATGAATTTGGGATTTTGGATTTGGGATTTACGATGCCTCTGGTTAACAAGCTTTGCATAGTCGGCCTCGGCCTTATCGGAGGCTCGATCGGGCTGGCAGTCAGGAAGAAGCGTCTGGCCCGCCGGGTCTACGGCCTCGTCCGCAGGAAGGAATCCATCAAGGAGGCGAAGCGACTCGGCGTGGTGGATGTTGCCACGATGGATGGTGCAGAGGCAGTTTCAGAAGCGGATCTGATTATTATTGCGACCCCGCTCGGCGTCGTGGAGCGGATTGCGATCACAATCAGACCGTTCCTGTCAGAGGGGTGCATCATCACCGATGTGGGGAGCAGCAAGCGATGCATCGTCAGTTCGATGGAGAAGATATGTCATCCCAGGGCGCGTTTCGTCGGGGCGCACCCCATCGCGGGCTCAGAGCAGAGCGGGATGCGCGCGGCCCGGGACGATCTTTTCGCAGGGACCCCATGTATTCTCACCCCCACACGGGAGACAGATAGAGCGGCGCTCAAGAAGGTGCGCGAGCTCTGGGAGAGCCTCGGATCGAGCGTGCGCCTCACGAGTCCGAATGACCATGATAAAATTGTCGCAGCAATCAGTCACCTCCCGCACATACTGGCAGCGACACTCGTCAACTATCTCACCCGCATGCCGGGTGGGGCGCAAAAATTTCTCCCTTTTGCG comes from Candidatus Auribacterota bacterium and encodes:
- a CDS encoding prephenate dehydrogenase/arogenate dehydrogenase family protein, translated to MPLVNKLCIVGLGLIGGSIGLAVRKKRLARRVYGLVRRKESIKEAKRLGVVDVATMDGAEAVSEADLIIIATPLGVVERIAITIRPFLSEGCIITDVGSSKRCIVSSMEKICHPRARFVGAHPIAGSEQSGMRAARDDLFAGTPCILTPTRETDRAALKKVRELWESLGSSVRLTSPNDHDKIVAAISHLPHILAATLVNYLTRMPGGAQKFLPFAGTGFKDATRIASSPSDIWVDICLANRDEILRALKVHQAELASMEKALKKGDAARLKDILLRANRLRKKIGAC